In Leptospira bouyouniensis, the sequence GGATAAGGAAGAGGTTTGGGTGATCGGACTTGGTGTTTTACGGACACGTCCCTTGTATTGGGATTTTTCCAGGAAACGAATTGGCATCATCCACCAAGAGAACTAAGGTGAAAGATAAAGAAAAAATCATAGTGGCGATGAGTGGTGGAGTGGACAGCGCAGTTGCGGCAGGCCTCCTCATGGAAGCAGGATACGATGTCATTGGTGTAAACCTTAGAACTTGGGAATACGAAGCTCCTGCTTGTGATACCACTAAAAAATCCTGTTGTTCACCTGAAGATATCCGAGATGCCCGTGATGTAGGCCTCTCACTTAACATTCCTTTTTATGTGATCAAAATGGAAAAGGTATTTGGGGAACGAGTGATCGATCGTTTTATCAGCGATTATAAAGATGGAAGGACCCCAAACCCTTGTGTGGAATGTAACACCTTTGTAAAGTTTGGTGCTCTTTTTGAGCAGGCTAAAAAATTAGGAATTGATAAAATTGCCACAGGTCATTATGCACGTGTCATCGAAGTGGATGGTCGCTATGCAATTCGTAATGCCGTCGACATGAAAAAAAATCAAGCGTACTATTTGTACGGACTAAGCCAAGACAATATCAAAAATACAGTTTTTCCTTTGGGTGAGATGGACAAATCCCAAGTAAGAGAGATTGCGAAACGAATGGGTTTACCCGTTGCTGAAAAACCGGAATCGCAAGAGATATGTTTTATCCCAGAAAATGATTATAGATCGTTTCTCAAAAAGAAAGGTATGGAATTCACACCTGGTTTTTTTAAATTGGCTTCCGGTCAAATCATCGGCAAACACCAAGGAAAAGAAGGATTTACGATCGGACAAAGGAAGGGTCTCGGCATTGCTTGGAAAAATCCATTGTATGTCCTCTCCATTGAGGATGATGGAACGGTCATTCTTGGGGAAGAAGAAGAAACTGTTTCTGAGTCTTTTGTATTGGAAGAAATTACTTACCAAGGTTTGGCGCCCCTCAGTCTGAACCAATCCATGGTGATGAAAGTCCAAATCCGTTACCGAAGTGCACCTGTTCTTTGTCAGGTGACCTCTCTTGGAGACAATTGGAAGGTTACATTTTTAGAAGACGTAAAAAGTGTGACACCTGGCCAATCCGCAACTTTTTACCCGGCAAACGGAGATTATTTGTTAGCTGGTGGAATCATTCAAAAAGGATCCATCACTCGTAAAGTTAAACCAAACGTGGAAGTTTCAAGGGAGAGTGTTCCCATTTGAAATCAGTTGAAGGAAAAACAATCCTCATCATCGGTGGTGGATTGTTACAAGTTCCCATCATCCAAACAGCAAAAACGATGCGTCTGCATACAGTTGTTGCCGACATGAATCCCACTTCGATTGGATTCCAAATTGCCGATGAAACCATCCTCATGTCCACAAAGGATGTGGAGGGAATGGTTCGTGAGGCAAAAAAGTTTTCACAAAAAACAACCATCCATGGAGTGATCACTGCAGGAACGGATGCCAGTATGACCGTGGCGGCCGTTGCTTCCGCCTTACAGCTTCCAGGGATTCGGTTTGTGGACGCCGAAGCTGCTTCCAATAAAGTGAAGATGCGAAAACGTCTTAAAGAATTTGGACTTCCCATCCCTCGTTTTGCACCTGTTTGGTCCATGCAAGATGCAAAGGACGCTTTGGATGAACTTACATTTCCCCTTGTGATGAAACCTGCAGACAATATGGGAGCTCGGGGTGTGATCAAAGTCACAAACCGTGATGATTTACAAGTTGCCTTTCGCCATGCCAAACGATTCTGTCCCACAGGCGAATTGATTTTGGAAGAGTATATGGAAGGACCAGAACTATCAGTGGATGCCCTTGCCTTCCAAGGACAAATCCGAATGACAGGGATTGCGGATCGAATCATTGAAAGAGAACCTTACTTCATTGAGGTGGGTCATAATATGCCTTCTGCCTTACCAAAAGATGTTTTGGATGAAGTGGAACGTGTGATGGCAGGTGGAATGAGAGCCCTAGGCATCCATTTGGGTGCAGGAAAAGGGGACATTAAGGTCACAAAAGATGGTGTGAAAATTGGTGAAATTGCGGCCAGGTTGTCCGGTGGTTTTATGTCTGCCTTCACCTATCCATTGTCAACTGGTGTGAACTTAAACCGGGCTGCACTTCTTATCTCTCTTGGGGAAACACCAGACAATTTAGAACCTGTAGTCAATCGTGTTTCCATTGAACGGTCGTTATTGTCAAAACCAGGAAAACTCATTTCGATTAGTGGTGTAGAGGAAATCAAAAAAATTGAAGGTGTTTCAGAAGTTTTTTTGCAGTCCAAACCTGGTGATATCATTAAGGAACCTACAAATAACATTGATAAGTCGGGTCATGTCATCATCGTTTCCGATACATTAAAAGAAGCAGAACAAGTTTTTGAAAAAGTCAAACAAACCATACGATTTGAGGTAGATGAACAATTTTCGATCACAGAAAAAGAAATTGCAGACCAAGCTCGGATTCGATTTGGAAAAGATATTTGTTGGGTTTGTAAGGTATGTGATGGGAACAATTGTGCTTCAGGGATTCCTGGAATGGGTGGTG encodes:
- the mnmA gene encoding tRNA 2-thiouridine(34) synthase MnmA; translated protein: MKDKEKIIVAMSGGVDSAVAAGLLMEAGYDVIGVNLRTWEYEAPACDTTKKSCCSPEDIRDARDVGLSLNIPFYVIKMEKVFGERVIDRFISDYKDGRTPNPCVECNTFVKFGALFEQAKKLGIDKIATGHYARVIEVDGRYAIRNAVDMKKNQAYYLYGLSQDNIKNTVFPLGEMDKSQVREIAKRMGLPVAEKPESQEICFIPENDYRSFLKKKGMEFTPGFFKLASGQIIGKHQGKEGFTIGQRKGLGIAWKNPLYVLSIEDDGTVILGEEEETVSESFVLEEITYQGLAPLSLNQSMVMKVQIRYRSAPVLCQVTSLGDNWKVTFLEDVKSVTPGQSATFYPANGDYLLAGGIIQKGSITRKVKPNVEVSRESVPI
- a CDS encoding alpha-hydroxy-acid oxidizing protein; its protein translation is MKSVEGKTILIIGGGLLQVPIIQTAKTMRLHTVVADMNPTSIGFQIADETILMSTKDVEGMVREAKKFSQKTTIHGVITAGTDASMTVAAVASALQLPGIRFVDAEAASNKVKMRKRLKEFGLPIPRFAPVWSMQDAKDALDELTFPLVMKPADNMGARGVIKVTNRDDLQVAFRHAKRFCPTGELILEEYMEGPELSVDALAFQGQIRMTGIADRIIEREPYFIEVGHNMPSALPKDVLDEVERVMAGGMRALGIHLGAGKGDIKVTKDGVKIGEIAARLSGGFMSAFTYPLSTGVNLNRAALLISLGETPDNLEPVVNRVSIERSLLSKPGKLISISGVEEIKKIEGVSEVFLQSKPGDIIKEPTNNIDKSGHVIIVSDTLKEAEQVFEKVKQTIRFEVDEQFSITEKEIADQARIRFGKDICWVCKVCDGNNCASGIPGMGGVGLMETFQDNHESLSEYKILPGYIREHVSPNIQTKFLGYDLKTPIMAAPMTGVGTNMNFVMTDADYAHNVVRSFSQNGSLAWLGDGASPEKYKIMLEALKKVSGKGILICKPREDESLLLERFKQAEADGVFAIGMDIDAVNFKTMVQKNLSSVTRPLDALIKLKEKTKLPFILKGIMNPEDAKLAVEGGFSAIVVSNHGGRVLDGMPGTARVLPKIAEVVKGKIPLLVDGGIRSGMDVFKMIALGADAVLVGRPVAISLVGGEDAGIRFLLQKYSEELKQSMSVTGAKTLVDIKRSMLLHKQHG